The nucleotide window TGGGTATCCGCGAGCCGGACATCCACCTGGGGGTGGGAAGCGGCAGCCACGCCGAGCAGACCGCCCGGATCATGGTCGCCCTGGAAAAGGTGCTGGTCGAGGACCCGGCCGACCTGGTGCTGGTTGTGGGGGATGTCAACTCCACCCTGGCCGCGGCCCTGGTGGCCTCCAAGCTGCACGTGCCCACGGCCCACGTGGAGGCCGGGCTGCGCAGCCGTGACCGCCGCATGCCCGAGGAAATCAACCGCATGGTCACCGACTGCCTGAGCGAGGTCCTGTTCACCACCAGCCGTCTGGCCGACCGCAACCTTCTGGCCGAGGGCGTGCCGCCGGAGCGTATCTGCCTGGTGGGCAACATCATGATCGACACCCTGATCCATTTCCTGGACCGGGCCGAGGGCCGCGACACCCCGGAACGCCTGGGCCTGAAGCGCGGCGGCTACGCCCTGGTCACCCTGCACCGTCCGGGCAACGTGGATGACGCGGCCAAGCTGGGCGGGATCATCGACACGCTCTGCCGCATCTCCCGCGAGCTGCCCGTGGTGTTCCCGGTACACCCGCGCACCCGTGGCACCCTGGCCGCGTTCGGCCTGTTCGAGCGCCTGGAGCGCGAGCCGGGCGTGACCCTGGCCGAGCCGCAGGGCTACCTGGATTTCCTCAGCCTGATGCGCTCATCCCGGCTGGTGATCTCGGATTCGGGCGGCATCCAGGAGGAGACCACTTACCTTAAAATCCCCTGCCTGACCCTGCGCGAGAACACCGAGCGGCCCGAGACCGTGGAATTCGGCACCAACCTTCTGATCGGGCACGATGGCGACAGGCTGTACGAGCAGGCGCGGCGGATACTGGACGGCGGCTGGAAAGCCGGCGGCGAGCTGGAGTTCTGGGACGGCCGCGTGGCCGAGAGAATCCTGGACGAGCTGGAGCGCCGCCGCGACCGTTTGACCGCGCCGCCCGCCGAGCGGTTGG belongs to bacterium and includes:
- the wecB gene encoding UDP-N-acetylglucosamine 2-epimerase (non-hydrolyzing) gives rise to the protein MQRLKVVAVVGARPNFMKIAPLLWAAGRRPDSFEFRLVHTGQHYDKNMNEVFFQELGIREPDIHLGVGSGSHAEQTARIMVALEKVLVEDPADLVLVVGDVNSTLAAALVASKLHVPTAHVEAGLRSRDRRMPEEINRMVTDCLSEVLFTTSRLADRNLLAEGVPPERICLVGNIMIDTLIHFLDRAEGRDTPERLGLKRGGYALVTLHRPGNVDDAAKLGGIIDTLCRISRELPVVFPVHPRTRGTLAAFGLFERLEREPGVTLAEPQGYLDFLSLMRSSRLVISDSGGIQEETTYLKIPCLTLRENTERPETVEFGTNLLIGHDGDRLYEQARRILDGGWKAGGELEFWDGRVAERILDELERRRDRLTAPPAERLVDTGARL